The following are from one region of the Nicotiana tomentosiformis chromosome 7, ASM39032v3, whole genome shotgun sequence genome:
- the LOC104111310 gene encoding uncharacterized protein → MEAKITDFFKGLKIKQITSAPYHPVANGQVEPTNKIIINNIKKHLEESKGRCPEVLPGVLWTYRTTTKISTGETPFSLVYGTEALIPVKIGEPRFRFERTNKVSNEEELRTNLDWTEERREATLIRMIAQKQRIERYYNKWAKH, encoded by the coding sequence ATGGAGGCAAAGATCACGGACTTTTTCAAAGGATTGAAAATTAAACAGATTACTTCAGCACCATATCATCCCGTAGCTAATGGACAAGTAGAGCCGACAAATAAAATTATTATCAACAATATAAAGAAACATTTGGAAGAATCAAAAGGCAGGTGTCCTGAAGTGCTACCTGGGGTATTATGGACCTACAGGACAACGACAAAAATAAGTACGGGAGAAACTCCATTCTCACTTGTTTATGGTACTGAGGCACTAATTCCAGTGAAAATAGGAGAACCAAGATTTAGGTTTGAACGTACAAATAAAGTATCCAATGAGGAAGAACTTCGTACAAATTTGGATTGGACAGAAGAACGAAGGGAAGCAACTTTGATAAGGATGATAGCGCAAAAGCAAAGGATTGAGCGATATTACAACAAATGGGCAaaacattga